A stretch of the Aphis gossypii isolate Hap1 chromosome 2, ASM2018417v2, whole genome shotgun sequence genome encodes the following:
- the LOC114130926 gene encoding protein hunchback: MFLENEHQPIISHSQYDLARPLEHHHHHHLNHHAASNHLQSSTDHLQDDSEGRSSASSPTSSYRDLSGCEDFDLKIPKPSGPGSGTGGNNNNNSHNNNNNNKEQKPKKHKCKHCGLECTEKVQYWKHIRTHIKPEQLLECPNCEFATDLKHHYEYHLLNHTGAKPFTCPDCDYKCVSKSMLQSHLKSHSNVFQFQCYDCGYASKYMHSLKQHLKKRDHRPATPLNPDGTPNPDIVIDVVGNRRGPRQNKKQNRHNPYQQQHQQQPQQTVCSSQDDGGSSSGGHPSPYSMQQLLQMPSSNVSYSTSAESFMYSMITKRSMEMVDYQAAEYMAIKNNNNNNTSSVDDKMDVQQQHHLHHHHQPQHNHNHHHHKRGHQYHPDDVVSAELASGGDRTPEPQAPPPVLAVAVPSPPPALLSVVESGPLNLSKDSVTPRAAGSSRRKGIACKLERPATESQPKSVPVVMVPSPPAVPMDCCTTEPRGTAMDQISPPIKEEFYPHYHHHQQQQQLQTSSSSTPEKEDKEDETHVCHHCDIIFKENIMYSMHMGFHSFRDPFACNLCGEITADKFSFFAHIARVPHS, encoded by the coding sequence atgtttttggaaaACGAACACCAGCCAATCATTAGCCATTCGCAATACGACCTCGCACGTCCGCTTGAGcaccatcatcatcatcacctCAATCATCACGCCGCGTCCAATCACCTGCAGTCGAGTACCGATCACCTGCAAGACGACTCGGAAGGCCGGAGTTCGGCCAGCTCTCCGACGTCCAGCTATCGCGACCTGTCCGGGTGCGAAGATTTTGACCTGAAAATCCCGAAACCGTCCGGTCCCGGGTCCGGCACCGGTggtaacaacaacaacaacagccacaacaacaataacaacaacaaggaACAAAAACCGAAAAAGCACAAGTGCAAACACTGCGGACTCGAGTGCACGGAAAAGGTGCAATACTGGAAGCACATCCGCACGCACATCAAACCCGAACAGTTGTTGGAGTGTCCGAACTGCGAGTTCGCCACCGACCTGAAACACCATTACGAATACCACCTGCTGAACCACACGGGCGCCAAGCCGTTCACGTGCCCGGACTGCGACTACAAGTGCGTGAGCAAGTCGATGCTCCAGTCGCACCTCAAGTCGCACTCGAACGTATTTCAATTCCAGTGTTACGACTGCGGGTACGCATCCAAATACATGCACAGCCTCAAGCAGCACTTAAAGAAGCGCGACCACCGACCGGCCACGCCGCTCAACCCGGATGGCACGCCGAACCCGGACATTGTCATCGACGTGGTGGGCAACCGGCGAGGTCCTCGGCAAAACAAGAAGCAGAACCGCCACAATCCGTATCAGCAACAGCATCAGCAACAGCCGCAGCAGACGGTGTGCTCGTCGCAGGACGACGGCGGCAGCAGCAGTGGCGGACATCCGTCGCCGTACTCTATGCAACAGCTGTTGCAAATGCCGTCTTCAAATGTCTCCTACTCGACCTCGGCCGAGTCGTTCATGTACTCGATGATCACCAAGCGCTCCATGGAGATGGTCGACTACCAGGCCGCCGAATACATGGCCATCaagaacaacaacaataacaacactTCGTCGGTGGACGACAAGATGGACGTACAGCAGCAGCACCACCTCCACCACCATCACCAACCACAACACAACCACAATCACCATCATCATAAACGCGGTCATCAATACCATCCGGACGACGTGGTCAGTGCGGAATTGGCCAGCGGCGGCGATCGGACGCCTGAACCGCAGGCGCCGCCGCCCGTACTGGCCGTCGCCGTCCCGTCGCCTCCGCCCGCTTTGTTGTCCGTCGTCGAGTCGGGACCGTTGAACTTGAGCAAAGATTCGGTTACGCCTCGCGCCGCTGGCAGCAGTCGGCGCAAGGGGATCGCTTGCAAGCTCGAGCGGCCGGCAACCGAATCTCAACCCAAGTCGGTGCCAGTGGTGATGGTTCCGTCACCGCCGGCGGTTCCGATGGATTGCTGTACCACCGAACCGCGGGGAACTGCAATGGACCAGATTTCGCCGCCGATAAAGGAAGAATTTTACCCGCactatcatcatcatcagcaacagcagcagctgCAGACGTCGTCGTCTTCGACTCCCGAAAAAGAAGACAAGGAAGACGAGACGCACGTGTGCCACCACTGTGACATAATATTCAAGGAGAACATTATGTACTCGATGCACATGGGATTCCACAGCTTCAGGGACCCGTTCGCGTGCAACCTTTGCGGCGAGATAACGGCCGACAAGTTTTCGTTTTTCGCTCACATAGCGCGCGTACCACACAGTTAA